The following proteins come from a genomic window of Galactobacillus timonensis:
- a CDS encoding DEAD/DEAH box helicase, with translation MNKTFNQFSLSEDTLKFIQLNHFTQPTPIQQEAVPAILKGQDVVGLSRTGSGKTHAYLIPIFEKVDASLDQVQAVITAPTRELAAQIYEKAKVMNKVKPDLRIRLYVGGSDRQREIEALENKQPQIVIGTPGRIKDLFLTEGALRIDKADMLVVDEADMTLEYGFLDDIDAFAGRMGENLQMLAFSATIPDQLKPFLKHYMHHPVLIRIEDQEARKKAVQHILVPCYHHTYAETILSILPGFQPYVCLIFTNTRQEAADLAGELRAHHLSVTELHGDLEPRKRKQAMKSLQAATNTFVVATDLASRGIDVEEVTHVISCGFPKDLSFYIHRAGRTGRMDQTGICYALYKDSDDSAIRSLMKQGIHFDHMRFHNGAWQKLRPYGEKHPQKDDAMEIEIAKMMTKKNTRVKPGYKKKRQQAIADLKQKKRREFIRGKIREERTAMYKQRARELREANGKKD, from the coding sequence ATGAACAAAACATTCAATCAGTTTTCACTTAGTGAAGATACGCTGAAATTCATTCAGCTCAACCATTTTACACAGCCGACGCCGATTCAGCAGGAAGCGGTTCCGGCCATTCTCAAGGGACAGGATGTTGTCGGCCTTTCCCGGACGGGTTCGGGAAAGACGCATGCCTATCTGATTCCGATCTTTGAAAAGGTCGATGCGTCGCTGGATCAGGTGCAGGCGGTCATCACGGCGCCAACCCGTGAGCTGGCCGCACAGATCTATGAAAAGGCGAAAGTAATGAACAAGGTGAAACCGGATCTTCGGATCCGTCTGTATGTCGGCGGAAGCGATCGGCAGCGGGAAATCGAAGCTCTTGAAAACAAGCAGCCGCAGATCGTGATCGGGACTCCCGGACGCATCAAGGATCTGTTTCTGACGGAAGGTGCACTGCGGATTGACAAGGCGGATATGCTGGTCGTGGATGAAGCTGACATGACGCTGGAATACGGTTTCCTGGATGATATCGACGCGTTTGCGGGACGGATGGGCGAGAATCTGCAGATGCTCGCGTTTTCGGCGACGATTCCGGATCAGTTGAAGCCGTTCCTCAAGCATTACATGCATCATCCGGTTCTGATTCGCATTGAGGATCAGGAGGCCAGGAAAAAAGCGGTGCAGCACATTCTGGTGCCGTGCTACCACCATACGTATGCAGAGACGATTCTTTCAATTCTGCCGGGCTTTCAGCCGTATGTATGTCTGATCTTCACCAATACGCGGCAGGAGGCGGCAGATCTTGCCGGCGAGCTGCGGGCCCATCATCTCAGTGTTACGGAGCTGCACGGGGATCTCGAACCGCGCAAGCGCAAACAGGCGATGAAATCTCTGCAGGCTGCGACAAATACGTTTGTCGTGGCAACCGACCTTGCCTCAAGAGGCATCGATGTTGAGGAAGTGACGCATGTCATCAGCTGCGGCTTCCCGAAGGATCTGAGCTTCTACATTCATCGTGCGGGTCGTACGGGGCGGATGGATCAGACCGGTATCTGCTATGCGCTGTATAAGGACAGCGATGACAGTGCGATCCGTTCGCTGATGAAGCAGGGCATTCATTTTGACCATATGCGTTTCCATAACGGGGCATGGCAGAAGCTGCGTCCGTATGGCGAGAAACATCCGCAGAAGGATGATGCGATGGAAATTGAAATCGCTAAGATGATGACGAAGAAGAATACACGGGTCAAGCCCGGGTACAAGAAGAAGCGTCAGCAGGCGATTGCGGATTTAAAGCAGAAGAAGCGCCGCGAATTCATCCGCGGAAAGATCCGGGAAGAACGCACAGCCATGTACAAGCAGCGGGCAAGGGAACTGCGGGAAGCCAATGGAAAGAAAGACTGA
- a CDS encoding deoxyribonuclease IV, with product MERKTDLLIGSHVRMTAPGYFEGAVQELLSYDANAGMLYTGAPQNSVRVPMERMRIEEGKELLRAHQIPLKNIVVHAPYIINPGSLDPEKRDFAVSFLSEEMKRAAALGVRDVVLHPGSYTTGDPETGIRNVIGTLNRLEIPEGIVIALETMAGSGSQIGRTLEELAGILDGVKAPEHFAVCLDTCHMFAAGYDVSDADRLLAGFDHVLGLKLLHVIHLNDSKEPFNSHKDRHANLGRGMIGFAVLNAIAHHPLTSSVVKILETPYIDGKPPYREEIAEIRRGCLDPN from the coding sequence ATGGAAAGAAAGACTGATCTTCTGATCGGCAGCCATGTCCGGATGACGGCGCCGGGATACTTTGAAGGCGCGGTGCAGGAGCTGCTGTCCTATGATGCCAATGCGGGGATGCTGTATACGGGTGCGCCGCAGAATTCGGTACGCGTTCCGATGGAACGGATGCGGATCGAGGAAGGTAAGGAACTTCTACGGGCTCATCAGATTCCTTTGAAGAACATTGTCGTCCATGCGCCGTATATCATCAATCCTGGCAGCCTTGACCCTGAGAAGCGCGATTTTGCGGTTTCCTTTTTGAGTGAAGAGATGAAACGGGCGGCTGCGCTCGGGGTTCGCGATGTTGTGCTGCATCCGGGTTCGTATACGACGGGGGATCCTGAAACCGGCATTCGCAATGTGATCGGGACGCTGAACCGTTTGGAAATTCCGGAGGGCATTGTGATTGCGCTGGAAACGATGGCCGGCTCCGGTTCGCAGATCGGTCGGACGCTCGAGGAACTTGCCGGCATTCTTGATGGAGTGAAGGCGCCGGAACATTTTGCGGTATGTCTTGATACCTGCCACATGTTTGCGGCGGGCTATGATGTGTCGGATGCGGATCGTCTATTGGCCGGGTTTGATCATGTGCTTGGTTTGAAGCTTCTGCATGTCATTCATCTGAATGACAGTAAGGAGCCGTTCAATTCGCACAAGGACCGCCACGCCAACCTTGGCAGGGGAATGATCGGCTTTGCGGTTTTGAACGCGATTGCGCATCATCCGCTAACGTCGTCGGTGGTCAAGATTCTTGAGACGCCATACATTGACGGTAAGCCTCCCTACAGGGAAGAGATTGCGGAGATCCGCAGGGGATGTCTTGATCCGAACTAA
- the ispG gene encoding flavodoxin-dependent (E)-4-hydroxy-3-methylbut-2-enyl-diphosphate synthase, protein MEVSMKRTETRPVMVGNVQIGHQNKVILQSMTNIPSKRVDETIQQVLDLERDGCQIIRFAVLDEEDAEAIAKIKPQIHIPIVADIHFNYLFALKAADAGADAIRINPGNIGDEAHTRAVVEKCREKHLPIRIGINSGSLEKQFLDAYGYSAKAMVESARRHVEILENLNFHDIVLSFKSSNVPLTIDAYEAASETFPYPLHLGVTEAGGLLESSVKSSAALGTLLHEGLGDTIRVSVSGPPSDELPVAKQLLRCFNLIDGVPDLIACPTCGRIQYDMLPVVKEIEQYLASIHANITVAVMGCPVNGMQEAGRADIGIAGSYQKGILFRKGKFLREVPQDQLVNELKKEIQNILEEQR, encoded by the coding sequence ATCGAGGTATCTATGAAACGAACAGAAACCCGGCCCGTCATGGTCGGAAACGTACAGATCGGCCACCAGAACAAGGTCATTCTGCAGTCCATGACCAATATCCCGTCCAAGCGCGTCGACGAAACGATTCAACAAGTGCTGGACCTGGAACGCGACGGCTGTCAGATCATCCGCTTTGCGGTTCTCGATGAAGAGGATGCCGAAGCCATTGCCAAGATCAAGCCGCAGATCCATATTCCGATCGTTGCGGATATTCATTTCAACTATCTTTTCGCTCTCAAGGCAGCCGATGCCGGCGCCGATGCAATCCGCATCAATCCCGGCAATATCGGAGATGAAGCGCATACCCGTGCCGTCGTCGAAAAATGCCGCGAAAAGCATCTTCCGATCCGGATCGGAATCAACAGCGGATCCCTGGAAAAGCAGTTTCTGGACGCCTATGGCTACAGTGCAAAAGCCATGGTCGAAAGTGCCCGCCGCCATGTTGAGATTCTTGAAAACCTTAACTTCCATGACATCGTGCTCTCCTTCAAGAGCTCCAATGTTCCACTGACGATTGATGCCTATGAAGCTGCCAGTGAAACGTTCCCCTATCCGCTGCATCTCGGTGTAACCGAAGCGGGCGGACTGCTGGAATCATCCGTCAAGAGTTCGGCAGCCCTGGGGACGCTGCTTCATGAAGGGCTCGGCGATACGATCCGTGTCTCCGTCTCGGGACCTCCGAGTGACGAGCTGCCCGTTGCCAAACAGCTGCTGCGCTGCTTCAATCTGATCGACGGCGTTCCGGATCTGATCGCATGTCCGACCTGCGGCCGCATTCAGTACGACATGCTGCCGGTGGTAAAGGAAATCGAGCAGTATCTTGCCAGCATCCATGCCAACATCACGGTTGCCGTCATGGGCTGCCCGGTCAACGGCATGCAGGAAGCGGGTCGTGCCGACATCGGCATCGCCGGCTCCTATCAGAAAGGCATCCTCTTCCGCAAAGGAAAATTCCTCCGCGAAGTTCCGCAGGACCAGCTCGTCAATGAACTGAAGAAAGAAATTCAGAACATTCTCGAAGAGCAGAGATAA
- a CDS encoding DUF3329 domain-containing protein — protein MKRHKQFSYLQKAIIVVFILILILNILAPYTADDFSFMEHSGYLDLWKREFNYWFTWSGRSVAGILVRHMVVLPKPVYDVIASGIYVLYLYLICRLAAPEVRASDFLIAAGLHFLFMPVFGQTVLWVSGACNYLFTAVLILLFLLQMQKPSVPGWCRCAGLFVLGVLAGWTNENTGGAMIFLELVLIGKNLLKNRDKAAGFVGSLIGFGMLVLAPGNAVRAAQDVTVDLSQGGFYSLVHDLNDAFHVIGQPKNQAVLWVIAVILLVLCFSDRERRKRMAAYMTAAFLCVFVIVALDVQVLYDRTMFGSSTLLLVAIVIGLHGVREAGFETVKKCSLAVLAFCCFCSYGEAGLDLFYTHHLNSLRESAIAAQKERGLVNMVAFPITSEFLSIYNPLDGLVDVTRYQNLWVNKAMAQYYGVNTIVGVSMEKYQRIYQNGDVDLMNIIDLSDLEEYLSLCKQKGYTIIAASTKMTDELQPYAQMLESYGFEVSDGYLTGYCLADGTVISGEVYEEGGLAGHYSYASSSQDPSYADIMIDGQEYTNNQAGISLVVFDPAGDHAVDSITIEPDQDYGIVRSDDTI, from the coding sequence ATGAAAAGACATAAGCAGTTCTCATACCTGCAGAAGGCGATCATTGTTGTATTCATCCTGATTCTGATCCTGAATATCCTGGCACCGTATACGGCGGATGATTTTTCGTTCATGGAACATTCGGGCTATCTGGATCTTTGGAAGAGGGAGTTCAATTACTGGTTTACGTGGAGCGGCCGCTCGGTGGCGGGCATTCTGGTCAGGCACATGGTGGTGCTGCCGAAGCCTGTCTATGATGTGATCGCCAGCGGTATTTATGTTCTGTATCTGTATCTGATCTGCCGTCTGGCGGCACCGGAAGTCAGGGCATCCGATTTTCTCATTGCGGCCGGTCTTCATTTTCTTTTTATGCCGGTATTCGGGCAGACGGTGCTCTGGGTCAGCGGCGCATGCAACTATCTGTTTACGGCGGTATTGATTCTGCTGTTTCTGCTTCAGATGCAGAAACCTTCCGTGCCGGGCTGGTGCAGGTGTGCCGGCCTGTTTGTGCTGGGCGTGCTTGCGGGATGGACCAATGAGAATACGGGCGGAGCGATGATCTTTCTGGAGCTTGTTCTCATTGGAAAGAATCTGCTTAAGAACCGGGACAAGGCAGCCGGCTTTGTCGGATCGTTGATTGGTTTCGGTATGCTGGTGCTGGCACCGGGCAATGCGGTGCGGGCGGCGCAGGATGTAACCGTAGATCTCAGCCAGGGCGGTTTTTACAGCCTTGTGCATGATCTCAATGATGCGTTCCATGTCATTGGGCAGCCGAAGAATCAGGCGGTTCTCTGGGTGATTGCAGTCATTCTTCTGGTGCTGTGCTTTTCGGACCGTGAGCGCAGAAAAAGAATGGCTGCCTATATGACGGCCGCGTTCCTGTGTGTGTTTGTCATTGTTGCGCTGGATGTTCAGGTGCTTTATGACCGTACGATGTTTGGATCTTCGACGCTGCTGCTGGTGGCGATCGTGATCGGACTGCACGGTGTCAGGGAAGCCGGCTTTGAGACTGTGAAGAAGTGCTCTCTGGCGGTGCTTGCCTTCTGCTGTTTCTGCAGCTATGGGGAAGCGGGGCTGGATCTCTTCTATACGCATCATTTGAACTCTCTGCGTGAAAGTGCCATCGCTGCTCAGAAGGAGCGGGGACTGGTGAATATGGTCGCTTTCCCGATTACGAGCGAATTCCTCAGTATCTACAATCCTCTGGATGGTCTGGTGGATGTGACGCGGTATCAGAATCTCTGGGTCAACAAGGCAATGGCGCAGTACTATGGCGTCAATACGATTGTCGGCGTATCGATGGAAAAGTATCAGCGCATTTACCAGAATGGCGATGTGGATCTGATGAACATCATCGATCTTTCCGATCTGGAGGAATATCTTTCCCTGTGCAAGCAGAAGGGATATACGATCATTGCCGCAAGCACGAAGATGACCGACGAACTGCAGCCGTATGCTCAGATGCTGGAAAGCTACGGCTTTGAAGTCAGTGATGGGTATCTCACAGGCTATTGTCTGGCGGATGGAACCGTGATCAGCGGCGAAGTCTATGAGGAGGGCGGACTGGCGGGGCATTACAGCTATGCAAGTTCTTCCCAAGATCCTTCCTACGCCGACATTATGATTGACGGGCAGGAATATACGAACAATCAGGCGGGTATTTCGCTGGTTGTCTTTGATCCTGCAGGTGATCACGCCGTGGATTCGATTACGATTGAGCCGGATCAGGATTATGGCATCGTGCGGTCCGACGATACGATTTAA
- the rpmG gene encoding 50S ribosomal protein L33, producing the protein MARENIIFKCSVCGEENYIGTRNKRKHTEKMEIQKYCPVCRKKTLHKEKK; encoded by the coding sequence ATGGCAAGAGAGAATATCATCTTCAAGTGCAGCGTCTGCGGCGAAGAAAACTATATCGGTACCCGCAATAAGCGCAAGCATACGGAGAAGATGGAAATCCAGAAGTACTGCCCGGTGTGCCGGAAGAAGACATTACATAAGGAGAAGAAATAA
- a CDS encoding MBL fold metallo-hydrolase produces the protein MRIDTLPIGLYEENSYVVHDHGHVLFIDPGRYWKQIASRVEDDETVDAILLTHGHADHTGAVDDLADRYQCPVYLNSGDWELVDPHHTSQGYESPVYHELKPLEEGSCTIGTFPLTVYATPGHTKGSVLIRYRNVIFTGDTLFASDVGRTDLFGGSEEELQASLLKILLLPSDLLVYPGHGPSSSMAVEKQTNPYLVFSSGR, from the coding sequence ATGCGCATAGATACGCTGCCAATCGGGCTGTACGAAGAAAACAGCTATGTGGTTCATGATCATGGCCATGTTCTTTTCATTGATCCCGGTCGTTACTGGAAACAGATCGCTTCGCGTGTCGAAGATGATGAAACGGTAGATGCGATCCTTCTGACACATGGACACGCGGATCATACGGGTGCTGTGGATGATCTGGCGGACCGCTATCAGTGCCCGGTCTATCTGAACAGTGGAGACTGGGAACTGGTTGATCCCCATCATACATCCCAGGGTTATGAGTCGCCTGTCTATCACGAACTGAAGCCGCTGGAAGAAGGATCCTGTACGATCGGCACGTTTCCCCTGACTGTTTATGCCACACCGGGGCATACGAAGGGAAGCGTACTGATCCGGTATCGGAATGTGATTTTTACCGGCGATACTCTGTTCGCTTCGGATGTTGGCCGTACGGATCTGTTCGGCGGCTCGGAAGAGGAACTGCAGGCGTCGCTGCTCAAGATTCTTCTTCTGCCTTCGGATCTTTTGGTTTATCCGGGGCACGGTCCCTCTTCTTCCATGGCTGTGGAGAAACAGACGAATCCCTACCTGGTCTTTTCTTCGGGCCGCTGA
- a CDS encoding prepilin-type N-terminal cleavage/methylation domain-containing protein, translating to MRTEEGFTLLEMIIAIAVCSLLISLSLPLIQMTKEEFHRFPEHFLYLQSEAMRTGEVQQLENGQYFNSRGNINQAKTLWFDTQRIIVELGFGRLVFPDE from the coding sequence ATGCGTACTGAAGAGGGATTTACGCTTCTGGAGATGATCATTGCCATTGCCGTCTGTTCCCTTCTGATATCTCTCAGCCTCCCACTGATTCAGATGACAAAGGAAGAATTCCACCGCTTCCCCGAGCACTTTCTGTATCTGCAGAGCGAAGCAATGCGCACTGGGGAAGTACAGCAGCTCGAAAACGGCCAGTACTTCAACAGCCGCGGAAACATCAACCAGGCAAAGACACTGTGGTTTGATACCCAGCGCATCATCGTAGAGCTCGGCTTCGGACGCCTCGTGTTCCCCGATGAATAG
- the comGC gene encoding competence type IV pilus major pilin ComGC: MEKAGRSTKNERGFTLLEMLIVVTILAILFLLTVPNIQKTLGIVDKKGCDALLKTVDAAIIQYRLDTNQSPSDLSALVAAGLLREEQTQCDDGRSIGIQNGQAYAY; the protein is encoded by the coding sequence ATGGAAAAAGCAGGCAGAAGCACCAAGAACGAACGCGGATTTACGCTGCTGGAAATGCTCATTGTAGTCACGATCCTCGCCATCCTCTTTCTGCTTACGGTCCCAAACATCCAGAAGACGCTGGGGATCGTAGACAAAAAGGGATGTGACGCCCTGCTCAAGACCGTTGACGCCGCAATCATTCAGTATCGCCTCGACACGAATCAGTCACCTTCCGACCTGAGCGCTCTGGTTGCGGCAGGTCTTCTGCGTGAAGAACAGACGCAGTGTGACGACGGACGCTCGATCGGCATTCAGAACGGACAGGCGTATGCGTACTGA
- a CDS encoding type II secretion system F family protein encodes MNRPSHLPWKPDFLPESRQRKTFSDFDLTSIAILLEAGFTIEETLPMIESKKNKALIQQLLSCFDAGEKAADCFPAFCPVSWRSYLEGFLASTDFAQAFFLTRHLQETRDELQKKCHQQLFYPCLLLVLSLLGTILFSRFVFPAMIRMAEGFDTDTAGLKILQNLLQVFSIGLIALILAGSLLLLYALAPSRIVSTYQLLEKILPGNLWTAYTSIDFGRFLLETIRTGMPTARSLTMLEHLSTSPLVAALANTVHQALNQGCRFNDAIAQKGLDPLLPRFLKLAIYASSPIVMLEQYQTMALARYEARIHRLTRIIQAIAYAGIGILIVIIYRILLMPISILGSL; translated from the coding sequence TTGAATCGGCCATCACATCTGCCATGGAAGCCGGACTTCTTACCCGAAAGCAGGCAGAGGAAGACCTTCTCGGACTTTGATCTTACGAGCATCGCCATCCTTCTGGAGGCAGGGTTTACCATCGAGGAAACGCTGCCGATGATTGAGTCAAAGAAGAACAAAGCTCTCATCCAGCAGCTTCTGTCCTGTTTTGACGCCGGCGAAAAGGCGGCCGACTGCTTCCCCGCCTTCTGTCCGGTTTCCTGGCGCAGCTATCTGGAAGGCTTTCTTGCCAGTACCGACTTTGCCCAGGCCTTCTTTCTGACGCGGCACCTGCAGGAAACCCGCGACGAACTGCAGAAAAAGTGCCACCAGCAGCTGTTCTATCCCTGCCTTCTGCTTGTTCTTTCATTGCTTGGGACCATTCTGTTCAGCCGCTTCGTCTTCCCGGCAATGATCCGGATGGCAGAAGGCTTTGACACCGATACCGCAGGATTGAAGATTCTGCAGAACTTACTTCAGGTATTTTCCATCGGCCTGATCGCCCTGATCCTGGCCGGCAGTCTCCTGCTCCTCTACGCCCTGGCTCCTTCCAGGATCGTATCCACCTATCAGCTGCTGGAAAAGATCCTCCCTGGCAACCTTTGGACCGCCTATACAAGCATCGACTTCGGCCGCTTTCTGCTGGAGACCATCCGTACCGGCATGCCTACGGCGCGCTCTTTGACAATGCTCGAACATCTTTCGACCAGCCCGCTGGTTGCCGCCCTGGCCAATACCGTGCATCAGGCGCTGAATCAGGGCTGCCGGTTCAACGACGCCATCGCCCAGAAGGGCCTCGATCCGCTGCTGCCAAGGTTTCTGAAGCTTGCCATCTATGCCAGTTCCCCGATCGTCATGCTGGAACAGTATCAGACCATGGCGCTGGCACGCTATGAAGCGCGCATCCATCGGCTGACCCGGATCATTCAGGCCATTGCCTATGCAGGCATCGGCATCCTCATTGTGATCATCTATAGGATCCTGCTGATGCCGATCAGTATTCTGGGTTCCCTCTAG
- a CDS encoding ATPase, T2SS/T4P/T4SS family produces the protein MEELLHRLLTIALRNKATDIHLSLENDERLLVEMRVDGKLRKLRSQDYDASFFRYLMFRSNLDLSLARKPQTGSFETEINGESLALRFAIVTGWHMTCGVLRILNQTGKLRISDLSCQTETIDWLSSITHARSGLFVFSGPTGSGKTTTVYTLLNQVRGKKIYTLEDPVEVYSDRYVQMAVNEKAGFTFASGIRQLLRHDPDIIMIGEIRDEEAAAMAVRCALTGHLVITTLHSFSCTGAIQRLKDLGVSNEQMEDVLFGISCQRLYTNPASHRRFSIYEHMNRKEVKHYFEYGKPSSAFISLESAITSAMEAGLLTRKQAEEDLLGL, from the coding sequence ATGGAAGAACTGCTGCACCGGCTGCTCACGATTGCCCTGCGCAACAAGGCAACCGACATCCATCTGAGCCTTGAGAATGATGAGCGGCTGCTTGTCGAAATGCGGGTCGACGGAAAGCTGAGAAAACTGCGGAGCCAGGACTACGACGCCTCCTTTTTCCGCTACCTCATGTTCCGCTCCAATCTCGATCTTTCCCTGGCCCGAAAGCCGCAGACCGGCTCCTTTGAAACAGAGATCAACGGCGAATCACTGGCCCTGCGCTTTGCGATCGTTACCGGCTGGCACATGACATGCGGCGTCCTGCGGATCCTGAATCAGACCGGAAAGCTCAGGATCAGTGATCTCAGCTGCCAGACAGAAACGATCGACTGGCTCTCTTCCATTACTCATGCCCGCAGCGGCCTCTTTGTCTTCAGCGGACCGACCGGATCCGGAAAAACGACCACGGTCTATACCCTGCTCAATCAGGTCAGGGGAAAGAAAATCTATACCCTCGAAGATCCGGTCGAAGTCTACAGCGACCGCTACGTACAGATGGCCGTCAACGAAAAGGCCGGCTTCACCTTCGCTAGCGGCATAAGGCAACTGCTGCGGCATGATCCGGACATCATCATGATTGGCGAAATCCGTGACGAAGAAGCGGCCGCCATGGCAGTTCGCTGCGCATTGACCGGACATCTTGTCATCACGACGCTGCACTCCTTCAGCTGTACCGGAGCCATTCAGCGGTTAAAGGATCTTGGTGTTTCCAATGAACAGATGGAAGATGTACTCTTCGGCATCAGCTGCCAGCGCCTGTATACCAATCCCGCCTCACACCGGCGCTTCAGCATCTATGAACACATGAACCGAAAGGAGGTGAAGCACTATTTCGAATACGGGAAACCATCTTCTGCATTTATCTCTCTTGAATCGGCCATCACATCTGCCATGGAAGCCGGACTTCTTACCCGAAAGCAGGCAGAGGAAGACCTTCTCGGACTTTGA
- the rfbA gene encoding glucose-1-phosphate thymidylyltransferase RfbA produces MKGIILAGGSGTRLYPLTRVTSKQLLPVYDKPMIYYPLSTLMLAGIREILIISTPHDLPNFERLLGDGSQFGVHFSYQVQERPNGLAQAFVLGEKFIGKDPVCLILGDNIFYGNKFSTMLRDAVRHTEETGRAQIFGQYVNDPERFGVAEFDDHGHVISLEEKPAHPKSNYAVVGLYFYDNRVVEYAKQLKPSARGEYEITDLNKIYLAENQLDITLFGRGFAWLDTGTIESLAQASDYVRMVEQVQSIRISVPEEIAYYNGWIDEDQLLKAAESYGKSPYGTHLRTIASGRVRTTFKGSGGND; encoded by the coding sequence ATGAAGGGAATTATTCTTGCCGGCGGCAGCGGTACGCGGCTGTATCCGCTGACCCGTGTTACCAGCAAACAGCTTCTTCCGGTTTACGATAAGCCGATGATCTATTATCCGCTGAGCACGCTGATGCTGGCGGGAATCCGGGAAATACTGATTATTTCGACACCGCATGATCTTCCTAATTTTGAGCGTCTGCTGGGCGATGGCAGTCAGTTCGGGGTTCACTTCTCCTATCAGGTGCAGGAGAGACCCAACGGTCTGGCCCAGGCGTTTGTGCTGGGTGAGAAGTTTATCGGCAAGGATCCGGTATGTCTGATTCTCGGGGACAATATCTTCTACGGCAATAAATTTTCTACGATGCTCAGGGATGCGGTACGTCATACGGAAGAAACGGGACGGGCGCAGATCTTCGGTCAGTATGTCAATGATCCGGAGCGCTTCGGGGTTGCGGAGTTTGATGATCATGGACATGTCATCTCCCTGGAGGAGAAGCCCGCGCATCCAAAATCGAACTATGCGGTTGTCGGTCTTTACTTCTATGACAACCGGGTTGTGGAGTATGCGAAACAGTTGAAGCCTTCGGCCCGCGGTGAATATGAGATCACGGATCTCAACAAGATTTACCTTGCGGAAAATCAACTGGACATTACATTGTTCGGCCGCGGGTTTGCGTGGCTGGATACAGGAACGATCGAGTCCCTGGCGCAGGCGAGTGATTATGTGCGCATGGTTGAGCAGGTGCAGTCAATCCGCATTTCGGTTCCGGAGGAGATTGCCTACTACAACGGGTGGATTGATGAGGATCAGCTGCTCAAGGCGGCTGAGAGCTATGGCAAGTCTCCGTACGGTACGCATCTGCGTACGATCGCTTCGGGCCGGGTAAGAACAACGTTCAAGGGATCCGGGGGCAATGACTGA
- a CDS encoding NAD-dependent epimerase/dehydratase family protein produces MRAVFLGCGYLGSNLYQLLKDSFDTEMWGIDSPYVSRIDSFRLINVFDPDAMKDMDVRDALVIDTVALVANSDRSENEAEALDVLAEKYRALFSVLKQGGCRRFVFFSSGGTVYGSHARPRRESDPLEPQTLYARSKVRIEEELKASGLDYLILRLSNPYGGYQLPNKRQGVIPIVLRKAYLDESFQLMVNPDSIRDYIYISDFAAQLKKLLEMDVSNTTLNVGSGKGTSLQTVIDLCEKITEKTLRIEHMLSQVPMVQDIVLDVSKLEGITGIHSSISMEKGMRMEDERIRRELGIR; encoded by the coding sequence ATGCGGGCTGTATTTCTTGGCTGCGGGTATCTTGGCTCCAATCTGTATCAGCTGCTGAAGGATTCGTTTGATACGGAGATGTGGGGGATCGATTCGCCCTATGTTTCGCGGATTGATTCGTTCCGTCTGATCAATGTCTTTGATCCGGATGCGATGAAAGACATGGATGTTCGTGATGCTCTGGTCATTGATACAGTTGCCCTGGTGGCAAACAGCGACCGTTCGGAAAACGAGGCAGAGGCCCTCGATGTTCTGGCGGAAAAATACCGTGCATTGTTTTCGGTATTGAAGCAGGGGGGCTGCAGGCGCTTTGTCTTCTTTTCCTCGGGTGGAACTGTGTATGGCAGCCATGCACGTCCCCGTCGGGAGAGTGATCCTCTGGAGCCGCAGACGCTTTACGCCCGCAGTAAGGTAAGAATCGAAGAGGAACTAAAGGCGAGCGGGCTGGACTATCTGATTCTGCGTCTTTCCAATCCGTACGGGGGCTATCAGCTGCCCAACAAGCGGCAGGGCGTGATTCCGATTGTTCTTCGCAAGGCATATCTGGATGAGTCGTTTCAGCTGATGGTGAATCCGGACAGTATTCGGGATTATATCTACATTTCGGATTTTGCGGCACAGCTGAAAAAGCTGCTGGAGATGGATGTGTCCAATACGACCCTCAACGTTGGTTCGGGAAAAGGCACAAGTCTGCAGACGGTCATTGATCTTTGCGAGAAGATCACGGAGAAGACGCTGCGGATTGAGCATATGCTGTCGCAGGTACCGATGGTGCAGGACATTGTGCTGGATGTTTCGAAGCTGGAGGGGATTACAGGCATCCATTCTTCCATATCAATGGAGAAGGGGATGCGAATGGAAGATGAGCGGATCCGCCGTGAACTCGGTATTCGCTGA